Proteins from a single region of Nomia melanderi isolate GNS246 chromosome 9, iyNomMela1, whole genome shotgun sequence:
- the EloB gene encoding transcription elongation factor elongin B — MDVFLMIRRKNMTIFTDARDDTTVAELKNMIEGILKIPPSNQQLYNKDNIVMSNGSLLSAYGITSATAKPQCPALIGLAIREDNGRFEPLSMTPYSLPPDLPDVMKSQECNGFDHIAGLNVQH; from the exons ATG GATGTATTTCTTATGATTCGACGAAAAAATATGACCATATTTACTGATGCAAGGGACGATACTACAGTTGCAGAGCTTAAAAATATGATAGAAG GTATATTAAAAATACCACCTTCAAATCAGCAGTTGTACAATAAAGATAATATTGTGATGTCAAATGGTTCACTTTTATCTGCATATGGAATAACATCTGCAACAGCAAAACCACAGTGTCCTGCATTAATAGGGTTAGCCATACGTGAAGACAATGGTAGATTTGAACCGTTATCAATGACTCCATACTCATTACCACCGGACCTACCAGATGTGATGAAATCTCAAGAATGCAACGGCTTTGATCATATAGCTGGTCTCAATGTTCAACATTGA
- the mora gene encoding cysteine and histidine rich domain containing protein has translation MSQETTLLHCYNRGCGKKFDPSNNKEDDCVHHPGYPVFHDAYKGWSCCNKKCTDFTEFLNIKGCVKSCHSNIKPPEPEKPAVDKSKTNEIIEVIAQPINNGPTLKRPPFNSPQVTLTPTVSPTLLEQIKGLKSSESLENVSDANIQIGQTCKNNACKATYNGPESNNEVCNHHPGTPIFHEGMKYWSCCQKKTTDFSIFLEQPGCMQGKHTWISKNVGKKKECRLDWHQTGTFVVVSVFAKKYLPDLSTVKLNPIRLTVDLCFAEDNSRYSHDLELRGVVDIEQSSVNMLPTKVEIKLRKAEPGSWTKLYFPREDKIETKKNISNDETICAQVEAVDLSDL, from the exons ATGTCGCAAGAAACAACACTGTTGCATTGTTACAATCGTGGATGTGGGAAAAAATTTGATCCCAGTAACAACAAAGAAG ATGACTGTGTTCATCATCCTGGTTATCCAGTGTTTCACGATGCTTATAAAGGCTGGTCTTGTTGTAACAAAAAATGTACAGATTTcacagaatttttaaatattaaaggtTGTGTTAAATCATGCCACTCGAATATAAAGCCACCAGAGCCAGAAAAGCCTGCAGTTGATAAGtctaaaactaatgaaataatagaaGTTATCGCACAACCTATTAACAATGGTCCTACGTTGAAAAGGCCTCCTTTTAATTCTCCACAAGTTACTTTAACACCAACTGTATCACCAACGTTATTAGAACAAATTAAAGGGCTAAAGTCATCAGAGTCATTGGAAAATGTATCAGATGCTAACATTCAAATTGGCCAGACTTGTAAAAATAATGCATGTAAAGCTACATATAATGGTCCTGAATCTAATAATGAAGTCTGTAATCATCATCCTGGTACTCCTATCTTCCATGAGGGTATGAAATATTGGTCTTGCTGTCaaaagaaaactacagacttttctatatttttggAGCAACCAGGGTGTATGCAAGGAAAACACACTTGGATTTCCAAG AATGTTGGTAAAAAGAAAGAGTGCAGGTTGGATTGGCATCAAACAGGGACATTTGTTGTAGTTTCAGTTTTTGCTAAGAAGTATCTGCCGGATTTATCCACAGTTAAGTTAAATCCTATACGTTTAACCGTGGATTTATGTTTTGCAGAAGATAACTCCAGATATTCTCATGATTTGGAGTTAAGAGGG GTTGTCGACATTGAACAAAGTAGCGTTAATATGCTTCCTACTAAAGTAGAAATCAAATTAAGAAAAGCTGAACCTGGATCATGGACAAAATTGTATTTCCCTAGAGaagataaaatagaaactaaaaaaaatatttctaatgatgAAACCATTTGCGCACAAGTGGAAGCTGTTGATCTTAGTGATCTTTGa
- the LOC116432846 gene encoding esterase AGAP003155: MTTVTEKLRILAIHGYAQSNNIFYTKLGSLRKGFKKNVEFVFLQAPHQVSMEKNFGTDESTEGYGWWFNTEDYIFKATVPSNLSVGFEDSVALVEKTIKESDPFDGILGFSQGAAFVTILCCMQQKKLLQAKFKFAIIISGFKSLCAPHEIYYDEKINIPSLHIYGENDLVIPTEMAEEVSEMFVDKKKIKHEGGHYIPSKKELYKDFIMEILNKNKHKT; the protein is encoded by the exons ATGACTACAGTAACTGAAAAATTACGT ATACTTGCTATACATGGATATGCTCagtcaaataatattttctacacAAAATTAGGATCCTTAAGGAAAGGATTTAAAAAGAATGTGGAGTTTGTATTTTTGCAAGCACCACATCAAGTTTCAATGGAAAAAAATTTTGGTACTGATGAATCAACAGAag gATATGGATGGTGGTTTAATACAgaagattatatatttaaagCAACTGTACCAAGCAATTTATCTGTTGGTTTTGAAGACAGTGTGGCTTTGGTAGAAAAAACAATTAAAGAGTCTGATCCATTTGATGGTATTCTAGGCTTTTCGCAAGGTGCAGCATTTGTTACTATACTTTGTTGTATGCAGCAAAAAAAAT TATTGCAAGCTAAATTTaagtttgcaattattatatcaGGATTTAAATCGTTATGCGCACCTCATGAAATATATTatgatgaaaaaataaatataccttcATTACACATTTATGGAGAAAATGATCTAGTTATTCCAACAG AAATGGCAGAAGAAGTTAGTGAAATGTTTGtagataagaagaaaataaaacatgaaGGAGGTCATTATATACCAAGTAAGAAGGAGTTGTATAAAGACTTtattatggaaatattaaataaaaataaacataagaCATAA